TCCGCCCGGTGCCCGGCCCAGATGCGGTGCAGGCCGAGCCGGCCGAAGCCGTACGCCATGAGGAGCCGGCCCGCCTCGTGACCGTGACCGCTGACCGGCGCACCCGGCAGCAGCACCAGACTGGTCAGCATGGCGTTGCGCCCGTACTCCTCGACGAGGAGCCCCATGGTGCCGACCATGGCGTCCTCCCCCGGTGCGCACACGGCGAGGGTGTGCTTGCGGCGCGGCTGCACATAGGGCTGGGCGAGGCATTTGGCGAAGGCGTCCTGGGCCTGCCGGGCGTCCATGCGGTCGATGCCGAGGAAGCGTGTCAGCAGTCGGTGGGTGTGGATGCGTTCGAAGGGCGCGAGGTCGGTGGCCCGCATCTCCCTCAGCCACAGGTGTTCGCCGTGCAGTTCGGGGAGGTGGGTCATGCCGAGGCTCCCGCGCCGACGAGGGCCGGGACGGCGCCGATCAGCTCTTCGAGGTCGACGTAATAACGGCCGGAGGCCACCGGCCCGCCGAGCAGGATGCGCCGGGCGGTGTCGGTCACCAGGGCGCCGCCGAGCATCACGCCGCTGGCCAGTTGGGGCCAGCTCGAAAGGGTGCTGCCGATCCGGGCGAGGGCCTCGGTCATCGCCGGACTCAGGCGGCTCTCGTCGCAGATCCGGAGCAGGTACGCCAGGGTGCCGGCCGGGTCGAGCTCCCGTACGGCCTGAGCGGTGAGATCACCGCCGCGGCCGTGGAAGAGGGGGCGGTCCGGCTCGTCGTCGAAGCGCTCCACGTCCAGCAGCCCGCGGTCGTTCGCGTCCATGAGGACGGGTACGCGGTGGGCACGCGCGTACTCGCGGGCGGCCACCTTGATCCAGGGGGTGTCGCACTCCTCGATCAGAAGATCCAGGGGGTGCTCGTCATCGCCGAAGAAGCTCTCGATGTTCTCCTCGGTGATGCCCTCGTTCCACAGTTCGATATCGAGGTAGGGATCGATCTCGTACATCTGACGGGCGCAGAGAACGGTCTTGGGAATTCCGAGGTCGTGGACTCCGGCTCGCAGGCGATTGAGGTTGCTCAGCCCGAGCACGTCGAAGTCCGCCAGGCGGAACGATCCTCCTACGCCTTCCATCGCGCAGGTGAGCGCGGCACTGTTCCCGACGGACAGACCGATGACTCCGATACGGCGTTCCAGCAGGCGGCGCTGTTCGGTGTCCGT
The window above is part of the Streptomyces sp. NBC_01428 genome. Proteins encoded here:
- a CDS encoding GNAT family N-acetyltransferase; translated protein: MTHLPELHGEHLWLREMRATDLAPFERIHTHRLLTRFLGIDRMDARQAQDAFAKCLAQPYVQPRRKHTLAVCAPGEDAMVGTMGLLVEEYGRNAMLTSLVLLPGAPVSGHGHEAGRLLMAYGFGRLGLHRIWAGHRADHARMSEVMFAAGLRPEATLRQLFHTQGEWHDVATYAAVAPEWIPQASAAERLILEGDALLPA
- a CDS encoding ThiF family adenylyltransferase, encoding MPLDLSDVVARPVLYRLGESDDRARFDALLASGAVRETHDFIHDQLAELVSCLRPGETLTDQQHAAAVDALCGGVERHHFGSWVWYPWSGRLVHVLPEREFRRVRTDRNRDKITDTEQRRLLERRIGVIGLSVGNSAALTCAMEGVGGSFRLADFDVLGLSNLNRLRAGVHDLGIPKTVLCARQMYEIDPYLDIELWNEGITEENIESFFGDDEHPLDLLIEECDTPWIKVAAREYARAHRVPVLMDANDRGLLDVERFDDEPDRPLFHGRGGDLTAQAVRELDPAGTLAYLLRICDESRLSPAMTEALARIGSTLSSWPQLASGVMLGGALVTDTARRILLGGPVASGRYYVDLEELIGAVPALVGAGASA